In the Quercus lobata isolate SW786 chromosome 5, ValleyOak3.0 Primary Assembly, whole genome shotgun sequence genome, one interval contains:
- the LOC115989024 gene encoding glycerol kinase-like, with product MSGEEPVYIGSIDQGTSSTRFLIYDHSAHIVGSHQVEFTQFYPDAGWVEHDPMELLESVRTCIAKAMDKATADGHNVDKGLKAIGLTNQRETTMLWSKSTGYPLHNAIVWMDVRTSSICRKLEKDLPGGRTHFVETCGLPISTYFSATKLLWLMENVDAVKEAVKAGDALFGTIDTWLIWNLTGGLNGGLHVTDVSNASRTMLMNLKTLDWDQPTLKTLRIPAEILPRIVSNSEVIGQICSGWAVAGVPISGCLGDQHAAMLGQACQRGEAKSTYGTGAFILLNTGEEITQSTHGLLTTLAFKLGAEAPTNYALEGSIAIAGAAVQWLRDSLGIIQSAGEIEALASEVESTGGVYFVPAFNGLFAPWWRDDARGVCIGITRFTSKAHIARAVLESMCFQVKDVLDSMHKDAGEKGEVKNDKGEFVLRVDGGATVNNLLMQIQADLLGSPVVRPADIETTALGAAYAAGLAVGVWTEDEIFAEKAERATIFNPELDEELRKKKLESWYKAVSRTFDLADLSL from the exons ATGTCAGGGGAAGAGCCTGTGTATATTGGTTCAATCGACCAAGGAACCAGCAGCACCAGATTCTTAATCTATGACCACTCAGCTCACATAGTTGGTTCTCACCAGGTCGAGTTCACTCAGTTCTATCCAGATGCTGG ATGGGTGGAGCATGATCCAATGGAGCTTTTGGAGAGTGTGAGGACTTGTATTGCAAAGGCAATGGACAAGGCCACTGCGGATGGCCACAACGTGGACAAAGGGCTGAAAGCTATTGGGTTGACTAACCAGAGAGAGACAACTATGCTTTGGAGCAAATCCACTGGTTATCCCCTCCATAACGCCATTGTTTGGATGGATGTTCGTACCAGTTCTATTTGCAG AAAATTGGAGAAGGATTTGCCAGGTGGAAGAACTCATTTTGTGGAGACATGTGGTCTGCCCATCAGCACCTATTTCAGTGCAACAAAGCTTCTCTGGTTGATGGAAAATGTTGATGCTGTTAAGGAAGCGGTGAAAGCAGGGGACGCTCTATTTGGAACTATAGACACTTGGTTAATCTGGAATTTAACCGGTGGGTTGAATGGAGGACTACATGTCACTGATGTCTCAAATGCATCAAGAACAATGCTCATGAATCTTAAAACACTTGATTGGGATCAACCCACATTAAAAACTCTCAGGATTCCGGCTGAAATTCTGCCCAGAATTGTCAGTAATTCTGAGGTTATTGGACAAATCTGCAGTGGATGGGCAGTTGCTGGTGTCCCAATTTCAGGATGTTTGGGTGACCAACATGCAGCAATGCTGGGGCAGGCTTGCCAGAGAGGCGAAGCTAAAAGCACTTACGGAACAGGTGCTTTCATACTTCTCAACACGGGTGAAGAGATAACTCAGTCAACGCATGGGCTTCTGACCACTTTAGCATTCAAGCTTGGAGCTGAAGCTCCAACAAATTATGCTCTGGAGGGATCAATTGCTATTGCTGGAGCTGCAGTTCAGTGGCTCAGAGACAGTCTTGGGATTATTCAAAGTGCTGGTGAGATTGAGGCATTGGCATCTGAGGTTGAGTCCACAGGTGGGGTTTATTTCGTGCCCGCGTTTAATGGATTATTTGCTCCTTGGTGGCGTGATGATGCCCGTGGAGTTTGTATTGGAATCACAAGGTTTACAAGCAAGGCTCACATTGCTCGAGCTGTGCTCGAGAGCATGTGTTTCCAAGTCAAAGATGTGTTGGATTCAATGCACAAAGATGCAGGGGAGAAGGGTGAGGTTAAGAATGACAAGGGGGAATTTGTGCTTAGGGTGGATGGTGGTGCTACTGTTAACAATCTTTTGATGCAGATACAG GCGGACTTGTTGGGAAGCCCAGTGGTGAGGCCGGCTGACATAGAAACGACTGCTCTAGGAGCAGCTTATGCTGCTGGATTAGCAGTTGGGGTGTGGACAGAAGATGAGATCTTTGCTGAAAAGGCTGAACGTGCTACCATTTTCAATCCTGAATTAGATGAGGagttgaggaagaagaagcttGAGTCTTGGTACAAAGCTGTTAGTAGAACTTTTGACTTGGCTGATCTTTCCCTCTGA
- the LOC115990355 gene encoding F-box protein At5g03100-like, with amino-acid sequence MVFERKQKRRNLDGVDALDRISQLPEHIIHHILFLMPHKDAARTTVLSKSWKQVWNSLPRYDFTFCDGTYYDNSPAHFEKKIEKFVRSVDEDLLPLREHKTTIQIVQQFRLRMTLCHHKYASRIDNWIELANRNLMESLYLELTSMNKVGRYVLPKTTFFVESLAELTLKGCKVLGNYFGDDMIKSIYLRKLTLERVDVDYLTITKILRCCPLLEEFTQSNCCVKAKRVHINYAPKLKKAKLYGVKKIKIEAPNLEELYCRGDPGRLDSDSFACNNVKKLKISMFETSKLFEDLNSKFPLLETLDLQFYDSKLKISSDRLKSLSLLSPNKQLPMLQCNTVLIFHHFLFSIKN; translated from the exons ATGGTGTTTGAAAGGAAGCAGAAGAGAAGAAATCTAGATGGTGTTGATGCTCTGGATCGTATATCCCAATTGCCAGAACATATTATACACCACATCCTCTTCCTCATGCCCCATAAAGATGCTGCTCGTACCACTGTTTTGTCCAAGTCATGGAAACAAGTGTGGAACTCACTGCCCAGGTATGATTTCACATTCTGTGATGGAACGTATTATGATAATAGCCCAGCTCACTTTGAGAAGAAAATCGAGAAATTTGTTAGGTCCGTTGATGAAGATTTGTTACCACTCCGTGAGCACAAGACAACAATCCAAATTGTCCAACAGTTTAGGTTGAGGATGACCCTTTGTCATCACAAATATGCCTCTCGTATTGATAACTGGATTGAATTGGCTAATAGAAATCTCATGGAATCGCTATACCTTGAGTTGACCAGCATGAACAAAGTGGGAAGGTATGTTTTGCCTAAGACAACCTTTTTTGTTGAATCTTTAGCCGAATTAACGTTGAAGGGTTGTAAAGTGTTGGGAAACTATTTTGGTGACGATATGATTAAGTCTATTTATTTGCGAAAGCTGACTCTAGAGAGAGTTGACGTTGATTATTTGACAATAACAAAGATCCTACGTTGCTGCCCTTTGCTTGAGGAATTCACTCAATCGAATTGTTGCGTGAAAGCGAAACGTGTTCACATAAATTATGCTCCCAAGCTTAAGAAGGCTAAATTATATGGAGTCAAAAAGATTAAGATTGAAGCTCCTAATCTTGAAGAACTATACTGTAGGGGTGATCCTGGACGATTGGACTCAGATTCGTTTGCTTGCAACAATGTAAAGAAACTGAAAATATCAATGTTCGAAACTTCTAAATTGTTCGAGGACCTTAATTCTAAGTTTCCTCTACTTGAGACCTTGGACTTGCAATTCTACGACTCCAAACTTAAAATTTCCAGTGATAGACTTAAGAGTTTAAGTTTGTTATCTCCTAATAAACAGTTGCCGATGCTTCAG TGCAATACCGTCCTCATTTTCCATCACTTCttgttttctattaaaaattga
- the LOC115989471 gene encoding uncharacterized protein LOC115989471 isoform X2, which translates to MEHQTLTLWFIPNCTISFTPEELSKDLPIPPIATVEHLELGNVPIMQDYTALLDGLLWSCHPKVLLIRADSESKEFVNFLSETLVIREEEPKCCGDSHMKCWRHYLKAVKSEPYLDGMEYVKNGYC; encoded by the exons ATGGAGCACCAAACTTTGACGTTGTGGTTTATCCCCAATTGCACG ATTTCCTTTACTCCCGAGGAGTTAAGTAAAGATCTACCAATTCCTCCAATTGCAACTGTTGAGCACTTGGAGTTGGGAAATGTTCCTATAATGCAAGACTATACAGCTCTTTTAGATGGCTTATTATGGAGTTGTCATCCAAAAGTCCTGTTGATACGTGCAGATTCAGAAAGCAAGGAATTTGTAAAT TTCTTATCTGAGACACTAGTTATCAGAGAAGAAGAGCCAAAATGCTGCGGTGATAGTCACATGAAGTGTTGGAGGCATTACTTAAAAGCTGTCAAGTCAGAACCATATTTGGATGGGATGGAGTATGTGAAG aatGGATATTGTTGA
- the LOC115989471 gene encoding uncharacterized protein LOC115989471 isoform X1 yields the protein MEHQTLTLWFIPNCTISFTPEELSKDLPIPPIATVEHLELGNVPIMQDYTALLDGLLWSCHPKVLLIRADSESKEFVNFLSETLVIREEEPKCCGDSHMKCWRHYLKAVKSEPYLDGMEYVKECTWDK from the exons ATGGAGCACCAAACTTTGACGTTGTGGTTTATCCCCAATTGCACG ATTTCCTTTACTCCCGAGGAGTTAAGTAAAGATCTACCAATTCCTCCAATTGCAACTGTTGAGCACTTGGAGTTGGGAAATGTTCCTATAATGCAAGACTATACAGCTCTTTTAGATGGCTTATTATGGAGTTGTCATCCAAAAGTCCTGTTGATACGTGCAGATTCAGAAAGCAAGGAATTTGTAAAT TTCTTATCTGAGACACTAGTTATCAGAGAAGAAGAGCCAAAATGCTGCGGTGATAGTCACATGAAGTGTTGGAGGCATTACTTAAAAGCTGTCAAGTCAGAACCATATTTGGATGGGATGGAGTATGTGAAG GAGTGCACATGGGACAAGTAA